Proteins encoded by one window of Xiphophorus couchianus chromosome 13, X_couchianus-1.0, whole genome shotgun sequence:
- the LOC114155800 gene encoding gastrula zinc finger protein XlCGF57.1-like, with the protein MDDQILVFTRTPQIILYRIDHLLDRFWKEEVCSDQQLCKPETGPSLDQEEPEPLQLKDKQQKPEHPWTKEEPLELCIGEHKEHLELKQETEDSLMLTPNHEEKNHIQPEPVSNQVLSQIFKKDSFIPKKNLTQDLKSHTGEKRFPCRTCGKSFSKKRDLTDHMRIHSGERPFKCWLCRNSFTTKVVLDSHVRTHTGVKRFSCAICGKGFSRNYTMNYHMRRHKNERPFPWNTCEKTYTSKDPLSDNTVENPFLCGICGKAFQESNSLRTHLMTHTKETPFQCRTCGKSYKEKVHFTIHMKTHTDGKLCSFCGKTFTTKSNFERHVRIHTSEKPFSCTICGKGFIQKEHLAYHMTHHTDDRPFPCDICEKSFKRKDALKRHMRIHTGEKPFLCKTCGRAFIHHNSFKAHLLTHK; encoded by the exons ATGGATGATCAGATACTGGTTTTTACCCGGACACCTCAAATCATCTTATATCGAATAG ACCACCTACTGGATCGGTTTTGGAAAGAGGAGGTTTGCTCTGACCAGCAGCTCTGTAAACCTGAGACAGGTCCCAGTTTGGAccaggaggaaccagaacctctgcagctGAAAGACAAGCAGCAAAAGCCAGAACATCCCTGGACTAAAGAGGAACCATTGGAGCTCTGCATAGGTGAACATAAAGAGCATCTTGAGCTGAAGCAGGAGACTGAAGATTCATTAATGTTGACTCCTAATCATGAAGAAAAGAACCACATTCAACCAGAACCAGTCAGTAACCAAGTGCTCTCTcagatctttaaaaaagattCCTTTATTCCAAAGAAAAACTTGACTCAAGACTTGAAAAGTCATACAGGTGAGAAACGTTTTCCGTGTCggacatgtggaaaaagtttttctaaaaaaagagatttaacaGATCACATGAGGATTCATTCAGGTGAGAGACCTTTCAAATGTTGGCTCTGTAGAAACAGTTTCACTACAAAAGTTGTTCTGGACTCTCATGTCAGAACCCACACAGGGGTGAAGCGATTTTCTTGTGCCATTTGTGGCAAAGGTTTTAGTCGAAATTATACTATGAATTATCACATGAGGCGCCACAAAAATGAAAGGCCTTTTCCCTGGAATACCTGTGAGAAAACGTACACATCAAAAGATCCATTGAGCGATAATACAGTTGAGAATCCCTTTTTGTGTGGGATCTGTGGAAAAGCTTTCCAAGAAAGCAATAGCTTAAGAACTCACCTGATGACTCACACAAAAGAGACACCGTTTCAGTGCagaacatgtggaaaaagttacaaagaaaaagtacatttcaCAATTCACATGAAAACTCATACAGATGGGAAGCTTTGTTCTTTCTGTGGAAAAACTTTCACAACCAAGTCTAATTTTGAAAGACACGTCAGAATTCACACtagtgagaagcctttctcttgtacAATTTGTGGCAAAGGCTTTATTCAAAAAGAGCATTTGGCTTATCACATGACGCATCACACAGATGATAGGCCTTTTCCCTGTgatatctgtgaaaaatcttttaaaagaaaggATGCATTGAAAagacacatgagaattcacacaggtgagaaacccTTTTTGTGCAAGACCTGTGGAAGAGCATTCATCCACCATAACAGCTTTAAAGCTCATTTGCTAACTCACAAATGA